Within the Granulicella sibirica genome, the region AGGCTGTGCTCGTTCGCACCCGCAAGGAATACCGTCGCCGCGATGGCACGTACATCCGCTTCGACCAGAACGCCGCTGTCGTCATCAACGACGCGAACGAGCCGGTTGGCACGCGTGTATTCGGACCCGTCGCTCGTGAGCTCCGCGAGAAGAAGTTCCTCAAGATCGTCTCGCTCGCACCGGAAGTTATCTAACTCTCTAAACGGCGGATTCCGGCTCCGCCCGCTTCACCTGACTGTCGAGGAAGGATAGCAACATGGCAACCAAGTTCAAGCCCGTCGTCACCAGCAAGATTAAGATCAAGCGCAACGATCGCGTTGAAGTCATCACCGGTAAGGACAAGGGCAAGCAGGGCCGTGTTCTTCGCGTCATCGCCGACAAGAACCGCGTTCTCGTCGAGGGTGTCATGATGATGAAGAAGCACGTCAAGCCCAACCCCCAGGCCAACATCAAGGGCGGCATTGCCGAGAAGGAAGCGACGATTCATATCTCGAACGTCATGCTCCTCGATGCGGACGGCAACAAGACCCGCGTTGGCTCGCGTCTTGATGGCGACAAGAAGGTTCGGTTCGCCCGCTCGACCGGCGTGACCATCGTTGAGAAGAAGCGCTAAGCGCCCTTCTCTCCAGTTTGTAAACACTGTAACAACGGTTCACCCCACGCATCGGTAGACGGAGACCATCCCACCCCGGCATCCGTGGAGAAAGCGAAGAAATATCATGGCAGCTCGTCTGAGAGAGAAGTACAACACGGAGATTCGCTCCGCTGTCGCCAAGGAACTCGACATCAAGAACGCGATGGCGATCCCGAAGCTCGAGAAGATCGTCATCAACATGGGTCTTGGCGAAGCCACCCAGAACGTGAAGATCATGGATCCGCTCGTCGCCGACCTCGGCGCGATCACCGGCCAGAAGCCCGTCACCACCAAGGCGAAGAAGTCCATCGCGGCCTTCAAGGTGCGCGAAGGCATGCCGATCGGCGCGATGGTCACCCTGCGCGGCGACAACATGTACGAGTTCCTGGATCGCCTGATCTCGATCGCTCTTCCCCGCGTCCGCGACTTCCGCGGCGTCTCCTCGAAGAGCTTCGATGGCCGTGGTAACTACACCCTCGGTCTTCGCGACCAGCTCATCTTCGCCGAGATCGATTACGCGAAGGTCGACAAGCTCAAGGGCATGAACGTCACCTTCGTCACGACGGCCAAGGACGACAACGGAGCCCGCGCCCTTCTCAAGGCCTTCGGCATGCCGTTCCGCGTCGGCGCATAACAGACTGAGTTAGCAGGGCTTTCGAGCCCCAAACCGTTTTTGCAGGTAGAATAGAGAGCAGATCATGGCAACCACCGCAAAGCGCGTCAAAGACGCACGAGTCCCGAAGTTCAAGTCCCGCCAGCACAACCGCTGCCAGCTCTGCGGTCGCCCGCGCGCATTCCTCCGGAAGTTCGGCTGCTGCCGTCTCTGCTTCCGTTCGCTTGCGCTCAAGGGTGAGATCCCAGGCGTCGTCAAGTCGAGCTGGTAATTTCGGGTTTAGCTTAGAACTTCGTTTTACTTTCAATCACTGAGCTGTGCTTCGCGCACGCTCCCCAACCACCTCCGCAGGTTCTCCGCGCCGCTCGGCGCGGAGCGAACGGGAGGTGAAGGAGAATGATGAACCTCACCGATCCAGTAGCAGACTTCCTGACCCGCATCCGTAACTCCATCCGCGCCCGCCACCAGAAGCTTGACGTCCCCGCCTCCAGGCTCAAGGCTGAGATCGCCCGTATCCTCAAGGAAGAGGGTTACATCGCGAACTACAAGCCGACCGAAGAGAATGGCCTCAAGGTCATCCGCGTCTACCTCAAGTACGGCCCCAACAACGAAGCCGTCATCCGCGACCTCAAGCGCATCTCCCGTCCCGGCTGCCGCGTGTACCTCGGCCGCGATGAGATCCGCCGCGTCCAGGGTGGCCTCGGCATCTCGATCATGACTACCCCCAAGGGTGTGATGACCGGCCGCCAGGCTCGCCGCGAAGGCGTTGGCGGAGAGATCCTCGCCGAAGTCTGGTAATTCGCTCCCTCTGATTCTGATCCTCCCTTCCCGAGTCTGCGGCCACGATCGCAGGCTCGGAAGGCGCACTGAGTACAGGCACCATAGGCTGCAGTGGAACGGATTCTTTCCGCGACTCGCAAGCCCCATAAGGATTCATCATGTCTCGTATTGGCAAGAAGCCCATCGCTCTGCCCGCCGGCGTCAAGTACACCGTGACCGGCAACACCGCCCTCGTCGAGGGACCCAAGGGTAAGGTGACCGCGCTCATTCCCGCCGGCATCTCCCTGACCACCAAGGACGGCCAGCTCCTCGTCGAGCGTGAGAACGACTCGCAGGCTGCCTTCCACGGCCTCGCCCGCGCTCTCGTGTTCAACGCCGTCACCGGCGTCACCACCGGCTGGACCAAGGACATCGACATCGTCGGCATCGGATACCGCGCCGAGCTCAAGGGCAAGAACATGGTTGTGTTCACCCTCGGCTATTCGCACCCGATCGAGTTCCCGCTGCCCACCGGCATCGAGGTCACGATCGATCCCAAGCAGACCCACCTCGTCGTTGCCGGCATCGACCGCCAGCGCGTAGGCCAGGTCGCCGCCGACATGCGCTCCCTCCGGAAGCCGGATCCCTACAAGAACAAGGGTGTCCGCTACACCGGCGAGAAGCTGAAGAAGAAGGTCGGCAAGACCGGAGCCAAGTAATCGCATAGCGTAGGGTTTCGATCCTGCGCTCTGCATCAAGACGGGCGCTAAGTAAGTCCGGATAGATTTCGGGGGCAGGGAACTAAAAAACCCTGCTCCCCACACACATAACCGAACGTCCCCAGCACTCTGGGTACGCCACTAGGAAGGAAAGCCCCATGATCAACCCACGTCAACGCAATGTCATTCGCCAGCGCGTCCACACGCGCATCCGCGAGAAGATGTCCGGAACCGCCGAGCGTCCGCGCCTC harbors:
- the rplX gene encoding 50S ribosomal protein L24, which gives rise to MKIKRNDRVEVITGKDKGKQGRVLRVIADKNRVLVEGVMMMKKHVKPNPQANIKGGIAEKEATIHISNVMLLDADGNKTRVGSRLDGDKKVRFARSTGVTIVEKKR
- the rplN gene encoding 50S ribosomal protein L14; this encodes MSVQMRSILDVADNSGARKLQVILPLGGGLGKKAGLGDVVTAAVKEASPDGTVKKGKVVKAVLVRTRKEYRRRDGTYIRFDQNAAVVINDANEPVGTRVFGPVARELREKKFLKIVSLAPEVI
- the rplE gene encoding 50S ribosomal protein L5; this encodes MAARLREKYNTEIRSAVAKELDIKNAMAIPKLEKIVINMGLGEATQNVKIMDPLVADLGAITGQKPVTTKAKKSIAAFKVREGMPIGAMVTLRGDNMYEFLDRLISIALPRVRDFRGVSSKSFDGRGNYTLGLRDQLIFAEIDYAKVDKLKGMNVTFVTTAKDDNGARALLKAFGMPFRVGA
- the rpsH gene encoding 30S ribosomal protein S8, which encodes MNLTDPVADFLTRIRNSIRARHQKLDVPASRLKAEIARILKEEGYIANYKPTEENGLKVIRVYLKYGPNNEAVIRDLKRISRPGCRVYLGRDEIRRVQGGLGISIMTTPKGVMTGRQARREGVGGEILAEVW
- a CDS encoding type Z 30S ribosomal protein S14, producing the protein MATTAKRVKDARVPKFKSRQHNRCQLCGRPRAFLRKFGCCRLCFRSLALKGEIPGVVKSSW
- the rplF gene encoding 50S ribosomal protein L6, translated to MSRIGKKPIALPAGVKYTVTGNTALVEGPKGKVTALIPAGISLTTKDGQLLVERENDSQAAFHGLARALVFNAVTGVTTGWTKDIDIVGIGYRAELKGKNMVVFTLGYSHPIEFPLPTGIEVTIDPKQTHLVVAGIDRQRVGQVAADMRSLRKPDPYKNKGVRYTGEKLKKKVGKTGAK